GGAGGATTGCATGGATTGATCAACCATTGGGCGCGAGAGCTTCTACTTTGGGAGGCTGAAAGATAAGCACTGGGGCGCATTTAGAAAAGCGCCTTTACCGGCTATTTACCTTGGGCTTACAACTTTTCAGCGTCGGGTTCTGGTGCATGGGCTGTTTCGCTAAGCTGCTGACACCCAAATGAAAACGGCCTGGACTAGGCCAGGCCGCAATCTTGCACGACGCGTGTGACTGCCAAACGACAGTCATACGCGCAAACAGTTACTTCAGAACAGCCAGGGCTGCCTCGTAGTTCGGCTCCTGGCCAATTTCGGCAACCAGTTCGCTGTGCAGTACGTTGTCGTTCTCGTCCAGTACCACGACAGCGCGCGCGGTCAGGCTGCGCAGCGGGCCGTCGACGATGTCCACACCGTAGTCCTGGGAGAACGCGGCGCTGCGGAAGTCCGACAGGCTTTTCACGTTTTCCAGGCCTTCGGAGCCGCAGAAACGCGCTTGGGCAAATGGCAGGTCCGAGGAAATGCACAGTACGACGGTATTGTTCAGTTCGTTGGCCTGGGCGTTGAACTTGCGTACCGAGGTGGCGCAGGTCGGGGTGTCGACGCTTGGGAAGATGTTCAATACTTTGCGCTTGCCGGCGAAGGTCGCCAGGGTGGCGTCCGACAGATCGCTGGCGGTCAGGGTGAAGTCTGGGGCCTGGGTACCGGCTTGCGGCAGTTCGCCTTCAACCTGGACAGGGTTACCACGGAGGGTGACTTGAGCCATGATCGGAATCCTTATGTTGGGTTTGGTTAAACGAATTCGAGAGGCGGAAGTTAACCACAAAGTGCGTTGGCTACCTACCGCCAGCAACAAATTGTCATATCGCCGGGTTGTGGTTTAATTGCGCGCTTTTTTGCCTGCACCTCAAGGAACCTGTCGTAGATGAATCAGCCCGCCACCAAAGTCCTGGTCATTGGTTATGTCTGGCCGGAGCCCCGTTCCTCGGCCGCGGGCGGGCATATGATGCAGATTCTGGAGAGTTTTCTTACACAAGGTTGGGACATTACCTTCAGCAGCCCCGCGACCATCGGTGAGCACAAGGCCGATTTGCCGGCGCTGGGCATCCGTGAGTGCGCCATCGAGCTCAATAACAGCAGCTTCGACGACTTTATCCGCGAACTGGCACCGGACATCGTGCTGTTCGACCGCTTCATGATGGAAGAGCAATTCGGCTGGCGCGTGGAAAAATGCTGCCCCAACGCCCTGCGCGTACTGGAAACCTCCGATCTGCAAAGCCTGCGCGACGCACGTCACCAGCAGCTCAAGGATGCACTCAAGGCCGATCCGGACACTGATGACTTCACCGCCCTGTTCGCCCCGGGCCTGGAGCAAGAATTCCAAGGGATGGCCGACACCGACCTGGCCAAACGGGAAATCGCCGCGATTTACCGCTGTGACATCAGCCTGATGATCTCCTACGTGGAAATTCGCCTGCTCACCGAGCA
This region of Pseudomonas sp. MUP55 genomic DNA includes:
- the tpx gene encoding thiol peroxidase produces the protein MAQVTLRGNPVQVEGELPQAGTQAPDFTLTASDLSDATLATFAGKRKVLNIFPSVDTPTCATSVRKFNAQANELNNTVVLCISSDLPFAQARFCGSEGLENVKSLSDFRSAAFSQDYGVDIVDGPLRSLTARAVVVLDENDNVLHSELVAEIGQEPNYEAALAVLK